In one window of Blastopirellula marina DNA:
- a CDS encoding DUF4282 domain-containing protein, with amino-acid sequence MADEFFYKFNPDAPEVGPIDSKTLKQLAGSGAIQPESLLRRGTGEWITASTVKGLFPSGSASPPEAIPVAPPAGTVPIATPVTAAPVTSASPPEAIPVAPPAADTGGGLSFPDLAQSKPAADVPAGLDSLVVAPKKPGGKPAKKGSHATAKKAAPAPATPKIEVPKAEAPKAEAPKIEVPKAEPVAVPMAAAPVVAAPTAVKPVAEAPNPYAADPPAGRSKARRKGSGGLGSLFNFDVMIAPTVIKTLFFLISGLIFLVYLAITALSLVSAILTGELLAIAGAAGIAIVGFLVVLIYIVILRVSAEVSLVFFTINDNVRDMRDMMAERQGTID; translated from the coding sequence ATGGCCGATGAATTCTTCTACAAGTTCAATCCGGATGCGCCGGAAGTAGGTCCGATTGATTCAAAAACTTTGAAGCAGCTCGCCGGTAGTGGGGCGATTCAACCTGAAAGTCTCCTCCGCCGCGGCACCGGCGAGTGGATTACCGCTTCGACGGTGAAAGGTCTCTTCCCAAGTGGTAGTGCCAGTCCTCCTGAAGCGATCCCTGTCGCACCGCCGGCAGGCACTGTCCCGATCGCTACACCGGTAACCGCAGCGCCTGTTACATCGGCATCGCCACCGGAAGCCATCCCGGTGGCTCCACCGGCAGCAGATACAGGAGGGGGGTTAAGCTTCCCCGATCTGGCTCAGTCGAAACCGGCAGCGGACGTTCCGGCCGGGCTCGACTCGTTGGTGGTCGCTCCGAAGAAACCAGGGGGCAAGCCAGCCAAAAAAGGGAGCCACGCAACCGCGAAGAAAGCCGCGCCGGCACCGGCGACTCCGAAGATCGAAGTCCCCAAGGCGGAAGCACCAAAGGCCGAAGCACCAAAAATCGAGGTACCTAAAGCGGAACCCGTTGCGGTACCAATGGCCGCTGCGCCAGTAGTCGCTGCGCCGACTGCGGTAAAGCCGGTTGCTGAGGCCCCCAATCCTTATGCCGCCGATCCACCGGCTGGGCGAAGCAAAGCTCGTCGCAAAGGAAGTGGTGGACTTGGTTCGCTGTTTAACTTCGATGTGATGATCGCCCCGACCGTGATCAAGACCCTGTTCTTTTTGATCTCGGGGCTGATATTTCTGGTGTATCTCGCGATCACGGCACTTTCGTTGGTGTCCGCGATTCTTACGGGCGAACTACTCGCTATTGCGGGTGCGGCTGGTATCGCGATAGTGGGCTTCCTTGTGGTCCTGATCTATATCGTCATTCTTCGCGTCTCGGCCGAAGTATCGCTTGTTTTCTTCACCATCAACGACAACGTGCGTGACATGCGCGACATGATGGCCGAGCGACAAGGCACCATCGATTAG
- a CDS encoding diguanylate cyclase domain-containing protein, whose protein sequence is MHNRLLVIESTDVLRSKLREVLSEHHEVHILESGENVRQVIEEVQPALILLDYHLRDDCAVEICRAIRREFADRQIQLLVLGQDLNESQRLEMFAVGADNVLEKSIGRLELTAKIDVLMRLHSALMRATTAERKLEGYSRELERIVENRSMAIQSTQDIAVFALAKLADSRDTETGEHLVRMRAYSQMIAEQLRISGPYQDAIDELFLQDLFRSSPLHDIGKVGISDAILLKPGKLTPEEFNAMKQHVRIGAETLQEAAKSSPSGSFFHMAAEIARYHHERWDGCGYLEGLKGTEIPLAARIVSVADVFDALSSKRVYKDAIRAEQAKAMICEGSGTQFDPDIVTAFVETFDKIEAFSAEQHSVVRFLHAGSGQTANYHWGKHQAATELSGENAVVINDGSHPIGLIIKWLQSVGMNVRICGEYASAKHLIREVCPMVVISDWGQNRAAAEMFCRWIREERLPRYVYTMVLADQGLLSDPTLAYRLGIDDVFSHTISREELLSRINSASRVIELENHLRTVERNDPLTGLATLRYLNDQLKREWVRARNYHLPISCVVIDVDDFSDINRDYGVEAGDRVLQQLAQTIAAHGRQIDYLCRLDSDRLLLVLPECAEVNAYRIAMRIEMLVDKIVVEVNGKQVRCSVSMGVAQRNNDVPNLEALIDNAEIALKVAKSSGKRHVVCLGNCQDTAGMMAADDQVRERLEHLAASEIMTSPILTIKQSDKIAAATQLLIKEGFNSAPVVDEKGYLVGIISEKDLMQAFRRPEAGSTLVSGVMHSEVVSFDESDPAIHVYEYLSQAAMRRVIIVKDGRPVGVISRGNCLRWVHQLDVEMGLGDPTKLADVLDSGIMETATLSQIRDIIKGMDQAPTAGSIDRLSF, encoded by the coding sequence ATGCACAATCGACTTCTCGTGATCGAAAGCACCGACGTGCTCCGCAGCAAACTGCGCGAAGTACTCAGTGAACATCACGAGGTACACATTCTGGAAAGCGGAGAGAATGTCCGCCAGGTAATCGAAGAGGTACAGCCCGCGCTGATCCTACTCGATTATCATCTGCGCGATGACTGCGCCGTGGAGATCTGCCGAGCGATTCGTCGCGAGTTCGCCGATCGACAAATTCAGCTGCTTGTATTGGGGCAAGACCTGAATGAATCGCAGCGATTGGAAATGTTTGCCGTCGGTGCCGATAATGTCCTCGAAAAATCAATCGGCCGGCTGGAGTTAACGGCCAAGATCGACGTGCTGATGCGACTGCACAGCGCTTTAATGCGAGCCACCACGGCCGAACGCAAGCTGGAAGGTTATTCTCGCGAGTTAGAGCGGATCGTCGAAAACCGCTCGATGGCAATTCAATCCACACAAGACATCGCCGTGTTCGCGCTGGCCAAGTTGGCGGACTCGCGGGATACGGAAACAGGCGAACATCTCGTACGCATGCGTGCCTATTCGCAAATGATTGCCGAGCAATTGCGAATCAGCGGTCCTTACCAGGACGCCATCGACGAGTTGTTTTTGCAAGATCTCTTTCGTTCCAGCCCCTTGCACGACATCGGCAAGGTTGGCATTTCCGATGCCATTCTGCTGAAACCGGGCAAGCTGACGCCTGAAGAATTCAACGCGATGAAGCAGCACGTCCGCATCGGTGCCGAGACACTGCAGGAAGCAGCCAAGAGCAGCCCGAGCGGCTCGTTCTTTCACATGGCCGCCGAGATCGCTCGCTATCATCACGAACGATGGGACGGATGTGGTTATCTGGAAGGATTGAAGGGAACCGAGATACCGCTGGCAGCACGGATCGTGAGCGTTGCCGACGTGTTCGATGCCCTGTCGAGCAAGCGTGTCTACAAAGATGCTATCCGCGCGGAACAGGCCAAGGCGATGATCTGCGAGGGAAGCGGCACACAGTTTGATCCGGACATCGTCACGGCTTTCGTGGAAACTTTCGACAAGATCGAAGCCTTCTCGGCAGAACAACATAGTGTCGTGCGTTTCCTACATGCCGGATCGGGACAAACGGCCAACTACCACTGGGGCAAGCACCAGGCAGCCACAGAGCTAAGTGGCGAGAATGCCGTAGTGATTAACGATGGTTCTCATCCCATCGGACTGATTATCAAGTGGCTGCAAAGTGTCGGGATGAACGTCCGCATCTGTGGCGAATACGCTTCGGCCAAGCACCTGATTCGTGAAGTATGCCCGATGGTGGTGATCAGCGACTGGGGGCAGAATCGGGCGGCCGCCGAGATGTTCTGCCGGTGGATCCGCGAAGAGCGTTTGCCGCGCTATGTCTACACGATGGTGTTGGCCGACCAGGGTTTGTTGAGCGATCCCACGCTGGCCTACCGGCTGGGGATCGACGACGTGTTTTCCCACACCATCAGCCGGGAAGAATTGCTCTCGCGTATCAACTCGGCAAGTCGCGTGATCGAGCTGGAAAACCATCTCCGCACAGTGGAGCGCAACGACCCATTGACCGGCCTGGCGACGTTGCGCTACCTGAACGACCAATTGAAACGGGAGTGGGTTCGGGCTCGTAACTATCACTTGCCGATCTCTTGCGTGGTGATTGACGTCGATGATTTCAGCGACATTAATCGCGACTATGGTGTCGAAGCTGGCGATAGGGTTCTGCAGCAACTTGCTCAAACGATCGCCGCTCACGGACGTCAAATCGATTACCTATGCCGACTAGACAGCGACCGCCTGCTTTTGGTGTTGCCTGAATGTGCGGAGGTAAATGCCTATCGCATAGCCATGCGGATCGAAATGCTGGTCGACAAGATTGTGGTCGAGGTCAATGGCAAGCAGGTTCGCTGCTCGGTGAGCATGGGAGTAGCTCAGCGAAACAACGACGTGCCTAACCTGGAAGCATTGATCGACAACGCGGAAATCGCACTGAAGGTTGCCAAGAGCTCGGGCAAGCGTCATGTCGTTTGCTTAGGTAACTGCCAGGACACTGCCGGCATGATGGCGGCCGATGATCAGGTTCGAGAACGTCTGGAGCACCTGGCTGCTTCCGAGATCATGACTTCTCCTATCCTGACAATTAAGCAGTCTGATAAGATTGCCGCGGCCACGCAACTGCTCATCAAGGAAGGGTTCAACTCGGCCCCCGTCGTCGATGAAAAGGGGTACCTGGTTGGCATTATTTCTGAGAAAGATCTGATGCAGGCGTTCCGTCGACCGGAGGCCGGCAGCACGCTCGTCTCAGGCGTGATGCATAGCGAAGTCGTCAGCTTTGATGAATCCGATCCCGCGATTCATGTCTACGAATACCTGAGCCAGGCCGCGATGCGGCGGGTGATTATCGTTAAAGATGGACGCCCCGTAGGTGTGATCAGTCGCGGAAACTGCCTGCGGTGGGTGCATCAACTTGATGTCGAGATGGGACTGGGCGACCCTACAAAACTGGCCGATGTCCTCGACTCGGGAATTATGGAAACGGCTACCCTGAGCCAGATTCGAGACATTATCAAAGGCATGGATCAGGCCCCCACAGCTGGCTCGATCGATCGCCTGAGTTTCTAA
- a CDS encoding M3 family oligoendopeptidase gives MDDFSKLELPEPNLAELKTRYAEIAKGIEDLNGNDGRGEELFQWLQRWDDVRREIDSWCNLTEIRFNQDTKNAAYKAAMDRRDEIHPKLTDLDVQIKKLLLVEDRKEKIVQRFGAQATALWQCQVNSFDPVIEDDLVEEAKLVSKYNELLASAAFTFQGKETNLSGIIEFAEDNDRSVRYDALSTMWGWFAENHEELDQIYDKMVKLRDQMAKKLKYENFVQLAYQRMSRIDYNEQDVQQYRQEVIDKIVPLCTEIRKRQGEMLGLDPLMYWDEAIHDQQGNPRPQGSYEHQIEQAQAMFEGMDKRLGEFFQLMQDKNLMDLKNRPGKAGGGFCASLLQQRVPFIFANFNGTLGDVEVFTHEIGHAYQCYASMSLPLLDNVWPTMESCEIHSMGLEFLCWPHMEKFFGDEADRFRKIHLASRLLFLPYGVSVDHFQHEVYKNPEMTPSERNAKWRELERIYLPHMKFGDLPHLPEGGRWQKQRHIYMSPFYYIDYTLAQCCALQFWVRSQQNFDQAMEDYLALCARGGTLPFQELAQSADLKSPFQPGCLTEVAGQASNFLGL, from the coding sequence ATGGACGACTTTAGCAAGCTCGAACTTCCCGAGCCGAATCTCGCGGAACTCAAGACTCGCTATGCCGAGATCGCGAAGGGAATTGAAGACCTCAACGGCAACGATGGGCGCGGAGAAGAACTATTTCAATGGCTCCAGCGCTGGGATGACGTCCGCCGCGAAATCGATTCGTGGTGCAATTTGACGGAGATCCGTTTCAATCAAGACACCAAAAACGCAGCCTACAAAGCAGCCATGGATCGCCGCGACGAGATCCATCCCAAGCTGACCGATCTCGACGTTCAAATTAAGAAGCTGCTGCTCGTTGAAGACCGAAAAGAGAAGATTGTCCAACGCTTCGGAGCCCAGGCCACCGCGTTGTGGCAATGTCAGGTGAACTCGTTCGATCCTGTCATCGAAGACGACCTGGTCGAAGAAGCGAAGCTGGTCTCGAAGTACAACGAGCTGCTGGCTAGCGCAGCGTTCACCTTTCAAGGCAAGGAAACGAACCTCTCCGGCATCATCGAATTCGCCGAAGACAATGATCGCAGCGTTCGCTACGATGCCCTCTCGACCATGTGGGGATGGTTCGCCGAAAACCACGAAGAGCTCGATCAGATTTATGACAAGATGGTCAAGCTTCGTGACCAGATGGCCAAGAAGCTGAAGTATGAGAACTTCGTCCAACTCGCATACCAGCGGATGTCGCGCATCGATTACAACGAGCAAGACGTCCAGCAGTATCGTCAGGAAGTGATCGACAAGATCGTTCCCCTTTGCACCGAAATTCGCAAACGGCAGGGGGAAATGCTTGGGCTCGATCCGCTGATGTACTGGGACGAAGCCATCCACGACCAGCAAGGAAATCCTCGCCCGCAAGGAAGCTACGAACATCAGATCGAACAAGCTCAGGCCATGTTCGAAGGAATGGACAAGCGGCTGGGTGAGTTCTTTCAGTTGATGCAAGACAAGAACCTGATGGACCTGAAAAACCGCCCTGGGAAAGCAGGCGGTGGCTTTTGTGCCAGTCTGCTGCAGCAGCGGGTGCCATTTATCTTCGCGAACTTCAACGGCACGCTTGGCGACGTCGAGGTCTTCACCCACGAAATCGGTCATGCCTATCAGTGCTACGCGAGCATGTCGCTGCCGCTGCTGGATAACGTGTGGCCCACCATGGAGTCGTGCGAGATCCACTCGATGGGCCTCGAATTCCTCTGCTGGCCGCATATGGAGAAGTTCTTCGGTGACGAGGCAGATCGCTTCCGTAAGATCCATCTCGCGTCACGACTTCTCTTTTTGCCGTATGGTGTCTCGGTCGATCACTTCCAGCACGAAGTGTATAAGAATCCCGAAATGACACCGAGCGAGCGAAATGCCAAGTGGCGGGAACTCGAACGGATCTATCTCCCGCACATGAAATTCGGCGATCTTCCGCACTTGCCGGAAGGGGGACGTTGGCAGAAGCAGCGGCACATCTACATGTCGCCGTTCTACTACATCGACTACACGCTGGCTCAATGCTGTGCTTTGCAGTTCTGGGTACGGTCGCAGCAAAACTTCGATCAAGCGATGGAAGATTACCTGGCACTTTGCGCCCGAGGGGGAACCCTGCCATTCCAGGAGCTCGCTCAAAGCGCCGACCTGAAGAGTCCTTTCCAGCCTGGCTGCTTGACGGAAGTGGCTGGTCAGGCCAGCAACTTCCTCGGGCTTTAA
- a CDS encoding formyltransferase family protein, whose translation MLVVITAVGPDNVGLADPIIHYVTGLGANIAEIQMYDHDEEAVFAMFLRVHIDADLYNSLRTALTEIGRLKKLSIRVWSADVRRDCPRIAICTTYRAEPAQAVLEAIAAGDINAIPAVMIGNRDNCKGLAESHGVDWQNIGGEKGEANDEQMIEILDQYDVDYVLLARYMRVLPATSCWKYAGGRIINLHHGLLPSFPGIRPYHDANEVRMLTFGATCHFIVPELDAGNQIIHQETFSVEPGTKIEEILRIGQEVNEPTCLVEGLRRVVAGEVELHFHRVVPRKTHD comes from the coding sequence ATGCTCGTTGTGATCACCGCAGTCGGACCCGATAACGTGGGATTGGCCGATCCGATTATTCACTATGTGACGGGTTTAGGGGCGAACATTGCCGAAATCCAGATGTACGACCATGACGAAGAAGCCGTCTTCGCCATGTTCCTGCGTGTGCACATCGATGCCGACCTGTACAACTCGCTGAGAACGGCATTAACCGAGATCGGTCGCCTGAAGAAGCTTTCGATCCGGGTCTGGTCGGCCGATGTCCGCCGCGATTGCCCCCGAATTGCGATCTGCACCACCTACCGCGCGGAGCCAGCCCAGGCTGTGCTCGAAGCGATTGCGGCGGGGGATATCAACGCGATCCCAGCGGTCATGATCGGTAATCGCGATAACTGCAAGGGATTGGCCGAAAGCCACGGCGTCGATTGGCAGAACATCGGCGGCGAGAAAGGAGAGGCCAACGACGAGCAGATGATCGAAATCCTCGACCAGTACGATGTCGATTACGTCCTGTTGGCTCGATACATGCGCGTGTTACCGGCGACCAGCTGTTGGAAATATGCCGGCGGACGGATCATCAACCTGCATCACGGACTTTTGCCGAGCTTTCCGGGGATTCGTCCGTATCACGACGCCAACGAAGTTCGCATGCTGACGTTCGGGGCGACATGCCACTTCATCGTTCCTGAACTGGATGCCGGCAATCAGATCATTCACCAGGAAACGTTCTCAGTCGAACCTGGTACCAAAATCGAAGAGATTCTGCGGATAGGCCAGGAAGTCAACGAGCCTACCTGCCTGGTCGAAGGTCTGCGACGCGTGGTTGCCGGAGAAGTCGAACTGCATTTCCACCGGGTTGTTCCCCGCAAAACGCACGATTAG
- a CDS encoding GTPase, protein MPAIATPTAAAVLTPPARGAIATISVQGPAAVALADRFFTSLGKTRVNDADIGRILVGHWQAEGESFGEELVVARLADDLVEIHCHGGVQASQRILKHLASAGCQVQSWQARTLSEQSDAIVAEAKIELPRAVTSQAALHLLDQANGALSREIDTIGELLKQSNFEVAEQKIAHLLSLAPFGKHLTQPWLIVIAGPPNVGKSSLLNKIVGYDRAIVLDMPGTTRDVLHATTALDGWPVQFSDTAGIRVSDDAIEQAGIAKAKAALKTADLVIVMHDAADLKPDELDQSLQELPSALHVVNKIDLADDVRVPASREMIATSAVTSQGVPQLITSIVFHLIPHVPQAHEPLPFTDRQIEGLRQLHQQVQHRQLDDALKSTETLLNT, encoded by the coding sequence ATGCCAGCTATCGCCACGCCAACAGCAGCCGCGGTTCTTACACCGCCCGCACGAGGTGCCATTGCGACCATCTCGGTGCAAGGGCCTGCAGCGGTTGCGTTGGCCGATCGTTTTTTTACAAGCCTCGGCAAGACCAGGGTGAACGATGCCGACATCGGTCGCATCCTGGTAGGGCATTGGCAGGCCGAAGGCGAGTCCTTCGGTGAAGAACTGGTCGTTGCCAGGCTGGCCGATGATCTCGTCGAAATCCATTGCCACGGAGGCGTTCAGGCCAGCCAGCGGATTCTTAAGCATCTCGCCTCGGCTGGCTGTCAGGTCCAGTCGTGGCAAGCCCGCACCCTTTCCGAGCAATCCGATGCGATTGTGGCCGAAGCCAAGATCGAACTACCGCGGGCAGTCACTTCCCAAGCCGCGCTGCATTTGCTCGATCAAGCCAACGGGGCGTTATCTCGCGAAATCGATACGATCGGTGAACTTCTCAAGCAATCGAACTTCGAAGTTGCGGAGCAGAAGATCGCCCATCTGCTATCGCTGGCCCCCTTTGGCAAGCATCTGACACAACCGTGGCTGATTGTCATCGCGGGCCCCCCCAACGTTGGTAAAAGTAGTTTGCTCAATAAAATCGTGGGCTACGACCGCGCGATCGTGCTTGATATGCCAGGGACCACGCGCGATGTGCTGCACGCCACGACCGCCCTCGACGGCTGGCCGGTGCAGTTCTCGGACACGGCCGGTATTCGTGTTTCCGACGATGCCATCGAGCAGGCAGGTATCGCCAAAGCGAAAGCCGCGCTCAAAACGGCCGACCTGGTGATCGTGATGCACGATGCCGCCGACCTGAAGCCCGACGAACTCGATCAGTCGCTACAGGAGCTTCCGTCGGCCTTGCACGTGGTCAACAAAATCGACCTGGCCGATGACGTGCGTGTGCCGGCTTCCCGTGAAATGATCGCCACCAGCGCGGTCACCAGCCAAGGGGTGCCGCAGTTGATCACCTCGATCGTTTTTCACCTGATTCCACATGTTCCCCAGGCACACGAGCCGTTGCCCTTCACGGATCGCCAAATCGAAGGGCTGCGACAATTACATCAGCAAGTGCAACATCGCCAGCTCGACGACGCCCTCAAGTCCACTGAAACGCTATTGAACACATGA
- the purH gene encoding bifunctional phosphoribosylaminoimidazolecarboxamide formyltransferase/IMP cyclohydrolase: MSLDPVIQNAIISVSNKQGLTEFAQGLVDAGITIYSTGGTRRHLEEANIPVKDVTEYTQFPEMMDGRLKTLHPKIFGGILCRHDREDDMTAIGEHGIFAIPLVVVNLYPFEETIAKEGVTDAQAIEQIDIGGPSLVRAAAKNHAFSTIACKPCQYPEILAELKNGGKTSLVLRRKLAAAAFAHTAAYDAAIANYFEKEEDNPFPETLRQTFERKAVLRYGENPHQQGAVYAVPKFSGASLVDAKQLNGKELSYNNLLDLDSALAIARGLPDVAVSVIKHNNPCGAASASTLVEACEKAMLGDPLSAFGSVIGMNREVDAATAEYLSTPGLFVEAIAAPSFSKEAVEILTTKPKWKANVRLMEVGPLEGKRPEFQSRWIEGGLLVQNTDFQLDDPSTWQVVTETPMDEAMKQELLFAWEICRFVKSNAIVLCKDRSLVGAGAGQMSRVDSVQISIEKAADRAPGSVLASDAFFPFPDSIHEASKAGVKAFIQPGGSKRDQEVIDACNEHKLPMIFTGVRHFRH; encoded by the coding sequence ATGTCTCTCGACCCTGTTATTCAAAATGCCATTATCAGTGTCAGCAACAAGCAAGGTCTGACCGAATTTGCCCAAGGGTTGGTCGATGCGGGCATCACCATCTACAGCACCGGAGGAACCCGGCGTCACCTGGAGGAAGCCAACATCCCGGTCAAAGACGTCACCGAGTACACCCAGTTCCCCGAAATGATGGACGGTCGGCTGAAGACCCTTCATCCCAAGATCTTCGGCGGCATCTTGTGCCGACACGATCGCGAAGACGACATGACCGCCATCGGAGAGCACGGCATCTTCGCCATTCCGTTGGTCGTGGTGAACTTGTATCCCTTCGAGGAAACGATTGCCAAAGAAGGGGTGACTGATGCCCAGGCCATCGAACAGATCGATATCGGTGGGCCAAGCCTGGTGCGTGCCGCCGCTAAGAACCACGCTTTCAGCACGATTGCCTGTAAGCCATGCCAATACCCCGAAATTCTCGCCGAACTGAAAAATGGCGGGAAGACTTCGCTGGTCCTGCGTCGCAAGCTGGCGGCGGCTGCCTTCGCCCATACGGCTGCTTACGATGCCGCGATCGCCAACTACTTCGAGAAGGAAGAAGACAACCCCTTCCCGGAAACGCTACGTCAGACGTTCGAGCGCAAGGCTGTGCTGCGTTACGGCGAAAACCCGCATCAGCAAGGTGCCGTCTACGCGGTACCGAAGTTCAGCGGGGCTTCGCTGGTCGATGCCAAGCAGCTCAACGGCAAGGAGCTTTCGTACAACAACCTGCTCGATCTCGACAGCGCCCTGGCGATTGCCCGCGGTCTGCCGGACGTGGCGGTTTCGGTAATCAAGCACAACAACCCGTGTGGTGCGGCTTCCGCTTCTACGCTGGTCGAAGCTTGCGAAAAGGCGATGCTGGGGGATCCGCTCAGTGCGTTTGGTAGCGTGATTGGTATGAACCGGGAAGTCGATGCGGCCACGGCGGAATATCTTTCGACGCCAGGTTTGTTCGTCGAAGCGATCGCGGCCCCGAGCTTCTCGAAAGAAGCTGTCGAAATCCTGACCACCAAGCCCAAGTGGAAGGCCAACGTTCGCTTGATGGAAGTTGGTCCGCTGGAAGGGAAGCGACCCGAGTTCCAATCGCGTTGGATCGAAGGGGGACTGCTCGTGCAGAACACCGACTTCCAGCTCGATGATCCCAGCACCTGGCAGGTCGTCACCGAAACGCCAATGGACGAAGCGATGAAGCAGGAACTGCTGTTCGCCTGGGAGATCTGCCGCTTCGTTAAATCGAACGCAATCGTCCTGTGCAAGGACCGTTCGCTGGTGGGTGCCGGGGCAGGGCAGATGAGCCGCGTCGATTCGGTTCAGATCTCGATCGAGAAAGCCGCCGACCGGGCACCTGGTAGCGTGCTGGCCAGTGACGCGTTCTTCCCCTTCCCGGACTCGATTCACGAAGCGTCCAAAGCAGGCGTCAAGGCGTTTATTCAGCCAGGCGGTTCGAAGCGAGATCAGGAAGTGATCGATGCGTGCAACGAGCACAAGCTGCCGATGATCTTTACCGGTGTCCGTCACTTCCGACATTAA
- a CDS encoding sulfite oxidase-like oxidoreductase: MNEHDREKYQKEHPPAPHHHAEAEDVIISRDTHRENRIPPGQTRTKKWPVLHATIVPEVNKETWSLQVFGLVERELTFNWEEFQALPRVKVFSDFHCVTQWSRLGNLWEGVSTRYLLQQAGIQPEARFVICHGYDNGWTTNLPLESFLSEDALLADMHDGREINADHGGPVRGIVPLLYAWKSAKWIKAIELSATDQPGYWEQSGYHNVGDPWKEQRFGDGQLPPGWTGVPEGI, translated from the coding sequence ATGAACGAGCACGACCGCGAGAAGTACCAGAAAGAGCATCCCCCTGCCCCGCACCATCATGCGGAGGCCGAAGACGTGATCATCAGCCGTGACACGCATCGGGAAAATCGCATTCCGCCGGGGCAAACACGCACGAAAAAGTGGCCGGTACTTCACGCGACAATCGTGCCGGAAGTGAACAAAGAAACGTGGTCGCTGCAAGTATTCGGGCTCGTCGAGCGCGAGCTGACATTCAACTGGGAAGAGTTCCAAGCATTACCCCGTGTGAAAGTCTTTTCCGATTTCCACTGCGTAACCCAGTGGTCGCGACTTGGGAACCTATGGGAAGGAGTTTCGACGCGTTATCTTCTGCAGCAGGCCGGCATTCAGCCGGAAGCCAGGTTCGTGATTTGCCATGGCTACGACAACGGCTGGACGACTAATCTTCCGCTGGAGTCCTTCTTAAGCGAAGATGCCTTGCTGGCTGACATGCACGACGGAAGAGAGATCAACGCCGATCACGGTGGGCCTGTCCGTGGTATTGTCCCGTTGCTCTACGCATGGAAGAGCGCCAAGTGGATCAAAGCAATCGAGCTCAGTGCGACGGATCAGCCTGGCTACTGGGAACAAAGCGGGTACCACAACGTCGGTGACCCGTGGAAGGAACAGCGTTTCGGCGACGGCCAACTGCCGCCCGGCTGGACAGGCGTACCGGAAGGGATTTAA
- the trpC gene encoding indole-3-glycerol phosphate synthase TrpC: MAEPTVLDKIVTKKWEEIAAAKSVRPLVEVEARLADAPAPRDFLGALSSGGAVKLIAEVKKASPSKGLIRPDFHPVQIAQDYEAAGAACISCLTDESFFQGHLDYLVAIRREVGLPILRKDFVLDPYQVIEARAAGADAVLLIAECLDDDALKSLHDQICELGMTPLVELYDESNVSRVLDIGAQLVGINNRDLRTFEVDLNHTIRLGRQIPDHCVLVGESGIFTHDDIRLLQENDVDAVLVGESLMRQDDVQAAVRKLLDGA; this comes from the coding sequence ATGGCTGAGCCGACTGTCCTCGATAAGATCGTTACCAAAAAGTGGGAAGAGATTGCCGCGGCAAAGTCGGTTCGTCCGCTGGTAGAAGTCGAAGCTCGCCTGGCCGACGCACCCGCGCCGCGGGACTTTTTGGGCGCGCTCTCGTCAGGGGGCGCGGTCAAGCTGATTGCCGAGGTGAAGAAGGCTAGCCCGTCCAAGGGACTGATTCGCCCCGATTTTCATCCGGTGCAGATCGCCCAGGACTATGAAGCAGCAGGCGCGGCGTGCATCAGCTGCCTGACCGACGAGTCGTTCTTTCAAGGGCATCTCGATTATCTGGTCGCCATTCGCCGTGAAGTCGGCTTGCCGATTTTGCGGAAAGATTTCGTACTCGACCCTTACCAGGTGATCGAAGCCAGAGCCGCTGGTGCCGATGCGGTGCTGCTGATTGCCGAGTGCCTGGATGACGATGCCCTGAAGTCGTTGCATGATCAGATCTGTGAACTGGGTATGACGCCGCTGGTCGAGCTTTACGACGAGTCGAATGTCTCGCGCGTGCTGGACATTGGTGCCCAATTGGTCGGGATCAATAACCGTGACTTGCGAACGTTCGAGGTCGATCTGAATCACACAATACGACTTGGCCGCCAGATACCTGACCACTGTGTGCTGGTGGGTGAGAGTGGAATCTTTACGCATGACGACATTCGCTTGCTGCAAGAGAACGATGTTGACGCGGTATTGGTTGGCGAAAGCCTGATGCGGCAGGACGATGTGCAAGCCGCTGTTCGCAAACTTTTGGATGGGGCGTAG